The genomic DNA CGCCGAGCTAACCAGCGCGCTCGAGCCCGATCTGATTCTCATCACCGGCGATCTCGTCGATCGCCCCGAGTGCATCGACTGGTCGAGCGACGTCTTTGGCCGACTGCGCGCGAAATATGGCTCGTTCTTCGTGTTTGGCAACCACGATGTGCGCCTCAAGAGCCACTTGCCGCGGCTGCGCCAAGCCATCGTCGATGCCGGCACGCGCTATCTCGGCGCCCGCCATCAAGAGCTGTGCATCGAGGGCGAAACGATCCTCTTAGCGGGCAACGAACTGCCGTGGATTCGCCCCGCCGCCGACATGACCCGCATCGACGACGCCACCGCGCTCCGCGTCCTCTTGGCGCACACCCCGGATCAACTTCCCTGGGCCCGCCGCCACGGCTTCGATCTGATGCTGGCCGGTCACAACCATGGCGGACAAATCCGCCTGCCGCTGGTGGGACCGCTGTTCAGCCCCAGCCGCTATGGCGTGAAGTACGCCTGCGGCCTGTTTCACGAACCGCCCACGCTGATGCATGTCAGTCGCGGCGTGTCGGCGCTTGATCCGTTGCGCTACAACTGCCCGCCGGAACTCACTCGCATCGTGCTGCGTTCGCCGGTCGCCAACGACGAGCCGGCCCGAATCGCACGGCCGCTGGCGCAGGCCGTGGCCGCACGCTCATGATCGCTTGACAATCTCGACGCAGATGCCCCCCGCCTTCATCCATTCGTGAAAGCGGGAAAACCACAACTCGCGCCGCCACTCCAGGCCTAGCTCCGCGCAAGTGGCCTTCAGTTCCGCGCGGTTGTAAGTGCGGCAGAGCCAGAAATAGCTCGTCCACGCGCCGCCAAAGTTGTCCTCGGTCGCGATCAGCAGCATCCGCCCACCAGCGACCAGCACGCGGCTGAGTTCCGCCAGTCCCGGTCGCGGGTCGGGCAAGTGTTCAAGCACATAGCCGCATGTCACGCAGTCGAACGTCTCGTCGGGAAACGGCAACTGCGTCAGATCGGCGGTGACAAACAGCGGGCGGTCGCTTTCCAACCGCCGCCGCGCCCGCTTGAGCATCTCGTGCGACAGATCAAAGCCGGTGATGCGCGCCCCAGGATCGGCGAACTTGAGCAGATGCTGAATAATCTGCCCGGCGCCGCTCCCTACGTCCAGGATGCTCTTGGCGCCCCGCAGGTCAAATTTGCGCGACTTCAATAGCCGTTCGCCAAACGCCAGGTGCAGCGACAATCGGCTGGCCGTCGACAACAGCGCCCCTTTGGGCCCGTCGTAGACGCCGCGCACCTTCTTTTTATAGGCGTCGTAGCTGACCTCGCGGATGACGTCCTTTTCGATCATCCGATTGACAAGCTTGCCGCTGCGGCGCGACTCGGCCGGCGACTGCGTCTCGTCAACTTGGCGCGTCTCGGTCATGCAATCTCAAATCCTGTCCGCCTTGCCGCTTTATTCTCGTCACTTCGCCGTGTGCCACTGGCTCCGCCAGTGGGAGGCAGCGTGCGAATTCCCACCAGATAAAGCTCACGCAAAGTCGCCACGGCGCGAAGGAATCAATCGTTGCGCCTTTGCCCCTTCGCGTGAGCGACTTCCGGCATTTTGCTCCACTCTCTGCGTCTCCGCGCCTCGGCGGTTCCTCTTTCTTCACCTCGCCCCGCTTGCGGGGAGAGATCGGCCGCAGGCCGGGTGAGGGGCTCTTTCCTAGCCCCTAGCCACTGACCACAAGCCACTATCTCTCACAAGTACACCCGGCGATTGTAGATATACCACTCGACCAGCAGCACGACCAGCCCGGCGAGCACCAGCCACTTCCACGCCTCGCGCCGTGTGGTCTGCGCCGCCTGCTGACTCCCCTGCACCTCAACGTGTCCAATCTTCAGTTGCGCGCGAGGTCGAATGTCGCTCTCCGCGGCGCTGAACAAATTCACCGTGAACCGCTCCAGCGCTCGGTCGCCCGCGCTCGCCGTGTAAGCGCCCAAGGCGTCGGTGTCCGCAAAGCGAAACACGCCCGACGGCGTGCGCGACACCCGCAACTTGCCTTGCCGTGGCGTGTGGATCGTGATCTCGCTCGGCGCGCCGTCAAGCCGCAGCGTCACCGCCGAGCCGGGCGCCGTGCTGGCCACCCGCAACTGCCCCTGCGCTTGGCCGCCCAGGTATTCCAGCACGTTCAGCACGAACACCGGAAAGCTCAACCGCACCGGCCAATTGGTGTCGACTTCATCGGCGCTGTACGGCTCGAAGCCCAGCACCGCGTCTTCAAACGCCTGCCGCGGCGCGATGGCGAATAAGGGGCCGCGGCTGCCGTGTATGAGCACCGACGCGCCGCCGGGGGGCGTCAGCGGCGTCCCCTCGCTGATGATCACATCTCCCAATTCCAAAAACTGCATCAAGGGATGCGCGCGATCGATGTCGACAATCTGCGGCACGTCCGCCTTCGCCTCCGCCTTCCAATCCACCGGCGGCAAGCTGCCAATGAACAGTGTGTTGGCCTGCGGCATGACCGCCGGCGCCGTCCGGTCGTAGATCACCAGGTCACACTCGCCCGCTGACGCCCGCTGCTGATATTCGGGGTCCTTAAGATACGCCGCCGGCTGCGTTGTCACGTCGGCCAGCTTGCGGGCGCTCTCGGTCGCCAGCGCGTACGCGAGCGGCGGATTGGGCCCCGCTTCCACCACCAATACCCGCGCGCGGCGCGGCGGATTGAGCGCCGCCCAGGCGGCGTCGTCCAGCTTCAGGTCGTCGCCGGTCGCCGCCCGCAGTTCCAGCACGCCTGACAGCGGCGAGTCCAGATCGAACGCCACCCCCGCCGACTCTCCCGCCGCGACCGTCACGCGCGACGCGTCGATCAGTTCGCCGTCGAGATACAGTTCCAGCGGCGTCTCGCGCGGCTGGCTGGCATGGCTCTCGATGCTGGCGAACGCCTGCACGCGCCCCGACTCTCCTTCGACCTCCTTGGTGCTGAAAGCCGCGATCGCCAAATTCTCAGCCGTGGCCGCGCCGACAGGCACATACACCGGCGCGAGATTGCCAAGACTGAACTTCTCCACGTCGGCGAATCGCCCGTCGCTGAAGATGAACACCTGCGCCGGCAGCGCTTCGGCCACCTGCGTGTCGGTGATGTCGGTCGCGGAGCGGCCGGGGTTCGCCAACCCCGACGCCACGTTGAGCGCCTCGACCAGCGAAGTTGGCCGCGCGGTCTGCTCAATCGCCGTCAGTCGCTCGCGCAGTTGCTTGCGATTGTCGGTGTATGCCTGCTCCACGCGCGCCCGGTCGGCAAAGCTGATGATCATCGCCTTGTCGCCGCTGGCCATCTTTTCGATCAGCGCCATCACCTGCCGCTTGGCCTCGGCAAGGCGGGTGGGCTGCACGTCGGTCGCCGCCATGCTCGCCGAGTTGTCGACCAGAAAGATATATCGCCCGCCACTAAGCTGCGTCCCCTGCCAGTTGGGCCGCAATAGAGCCAAGATCACCAGTCCCACCAGCAGCAACTGCAACAGCAGCAAGATGCTCTGACGCAGCCGTTGCCACAGGCTGTTCACGTGCAAGTCTTCGATCGACTTGCGCCACAGATAGGTGCTTGGCACTTCCAGCGGCGACCGCTTCAATCGCAAAAAGTAGAGCGCCAAAATCGCCGGTGGCACAGCCAACACGGCCGCCCAACCCCAAGGCGAAAGCATGTTGGTCCACGATGGCAGCCAGCCCGGCATCAGCGCACCAATCCTCGCTGCCGCAGGTAGCCAGTCACTAATTGCTCAAACGGCGTCTCGTTGCTCGCCAAGAGATACACCATGCCCCGCCGATTGCAAAAATCGCGCACTGAGCCCACGAACGCGTCGAGCGTCTGCTGGTATCGCTTCATCAACGGCGCGCTCACCGTGATGTCGGCGTGGTCGCCGTCTTCCGCGTCGACCAACTGCAAGTCCCCCTTGATGTCGGGCGACAACTCCTCGGCCGCCAGCACCTGAATCACGTAGCAGTCCATGCGCTGCGCCACCAGGTAACGCAGCGCCTCTTCATAGCCGTGTTTGTCCAACAGGTCGCTCACCAACACCACGATTCCCTTGCCCGAGTTGCGCAGGCAAAAGTTCTTCACCCCCTGCGCCAGTTGCGTTCCCCCCTCGGGCTGAATCGCCTCAAGCTGCTCGAACAGTCGCCACAGGCTGCGCCGTCCCCGCAGCGCCGCCGTGCCCGCCCGCGCGCCTTGTCCCAGCGTTTCGATCTTCACCCGGTCCGAGCGCACCAGTCCCACAAAGCCGAGCGACGCCGCCAACCGCTTGGCGAACTCCAGCTTGGTGGGCGTGCCAAACCCCATCGACAGGCTGTTGTCGATCAATAGATACAGGTGCAAATCCTCTTCTTCCATGAACAGCTTGAGAAACAGCCGGTCCAGCCGGGCGTAGGTGTTCCAATCGATGAACCGCAAGTCGTCTCCCGCCACATACTGCCGAAAGTCGGCAAACTCCACGCTTTGCCCCTTGCGCGGGCTGCGACGTTCCCCCTTCAGTCGGCCGCGAAATATCTTGCGACTGACCAGTTCCAAGCGCTCCAGCCGCGCCAGAAACTCGGGACTCAGTAGTGGTTCGTTCGTCGTCGCCATTTGCTCTTGAGTGTTTGACCTAGTTTCGCGTGCCACTGGCTCTGCCAGTGCTCTTCACTTTCTCCCTCGCCATAAACCACTAGTCACTTGCCCCTCCCCCTCACGCCGCCTTGTCCGCCTCCCCCTTTTCCGGCACCTGTTCGAGCAAATCCAGCAGCACCTTGTCCGACTCCACTCCTTCGGCCTGCGCTTCGAAGTTGAGCAGCACCCGATGCCGCAAGGCCGGCAGATACACGCGGCGCGCGTCCTCAAAACTCACGTTGTAGCGCCCTTCGAGCAGTGCCCGCACCTTGGCCGCCAGCGCCACCGCCTGCGCCGCGCGGGGACTGGCGCCCCAGCGAATGTACTGGTTGGTGATCGCCGGCGCGTACTGCCCCCCCGGATGCGTCGCCAGCACCAGCCGCACGATGTAGTCCTGCACGTGCGACGCCACCAGCACCTCGCGCACTAGCGCTTGCCACTTCAATATCTCTGGCCCGTCCATCACCCGCGCCGGTTCGATCACCTCGCCGCGCGTGGTGCGGTCCAACACCTGCATCAGTTCATCACGCGTCGAATACCCTACCAGCAGCTTGAAAAAGAAGCGGTCAAGCTGCGCCTCGGGCAGCGGATACGTTCCCTCTTGCTCCAGCGGATTCTGTGTGGCCATCACCAGAAACGGCTGCTGCAACTGGTAATGCTTGCCGCCGACCGTCACCGAGCCTTCCTGCATCGTCTCCAGCATCGCCGATTGCGTCTTGGGCGTGGCCCGGTTGATTTCGTCCGCCAGGCAGATCTGCGTGAAGATCGGCCCCTGCTGAAACTCAAACACGCGCCGCCCCTCGGGCGTCTCCATCACCATGTTCGTGCCCAAAATGTCCGCCGGCATCAAGTCGGGCGTGAATTGAATCCGCGAGAACTGCAAATCGAGCGCCTTGGCCAGCGTGCGCACCAAAAGCGTCTTGCCGAGTCCGGGCACCCCCTCCAGCAGGCAATGCCCGCCGACAAACAGGCAGGTCAACACGCCATGCACGATCTCGTCGTGTCCCACGATCACGCGGCCGATCTGCTCGCGGACCGCGGCGTATCGCTGCGCGAATTGTTCGGCCCGCTGTTCGATCCCTTCGGCAAGACTCATGGTTTTATCTCGAATGAGTTGGTTGAGTTGTGTTTCGCGATTTGCCCCGTGCCCATGGCTACGAGTCCTTGTTGCGCTCGTCCCAGACGCGCTTCTTGGCCTTGAGCAAGCGGCTGGTGTAGTCGTCTTCTTCCTTCTGCTGCGGACCCAGCGACTGCGCCGGCGGCGTCGGCTTTGCGGCCGACGGCGGCTTGGCCCCTAGTTCCTCGGCCACCGCGCCAGTCGTCGGTGCGGTCGATTCCGCTTCCGGCTCGAAGCGGGCCGTCGCGCGGCGCTCTTCCAATTGCTGCGAAATCTCCGCTTTGCGCGTCGCCAGTCGCTCCATGTATTCTGGCGCGGGGGCGGCGGCCTCGCGCCGTAGCACGCGGTCGCGCACCTTCGCCAGCGCCGGACGCACCCAGGTAAAGGAGAACGTCACCCGCCGCACCAGCACATCCAAAAAGAACAGGCAGCTACCCAACAGCAGCATGAAGTGCCACGCGTCCTGGCTGCTGCGGGCATTTGGCAAATCGTGCCGAAACAGGTTGGCTTTTTCCGGAGTCTTAGCGCCGTCGCGCGCGTCCTCGGCGATGACAATGCCCGGCCTGCCGCCCCGCGGCGCCAGCGCCGCCAGCGATTCCAACAGCGCCTCATTCGTTTCCAGCGTCTGAAACTCCGCCGAGTACGGCACATTCAGCCCGCTGCGCAAGGGCGCCCGTCCCGCGCCTGGATTGAGCATCAAAAAGTAGCTCCCCGCGGCGCTGGCGTCGAACGTGCCCACGTAGCGCCCCGGCGCCACTTGCTTCACCGTCACCTCATGGGCCTCCATGTCGGGACCAATGACGCTCCCCCCCAGGCTGAGGAAGTTGAGAAACTGATCGTCCTTGTCGAGCGCGGTGACTACTACTCGGCCTTGCCCATCCTTCACCTCCGTCGCCACGGTGAAGTTGCCGGTATCCCCCGAGGGGCGCATCGACCAGCGAATCATCTGCGAGAAAAAGCGTTCGTAATCCTCCCAGCCTGCCCAGCCTTTGGCCCAGCGCGCTCCGGCGTCGGTGGTGAAGGCCACGCTGCGCCCCAGCCCGTAGGTCCACGTCGCCAGGATCGTGTTGTTCTTGCCGTCGGTCGGCCGCGGCGAAACGATCTCGATCTCCACCAGCGGATGTTCCTTGGCCGTGGTCATCACAAAGCCGGTGATCGGCGGCAATCGCTCCGGCAATCCGCTGACGATTTCGTTCGACAAGTTGACGATCGGCGCGAAACCGGCGGCGTGCTCAAAGATCAAGGGACGCGCCACCCGCCGCGCCTCGCGCTGAAAGATCCGCGGCAGCGCGTTGGCGTTGAACGCCTGATAGTACTTGCCGCCGGTCGCCGTGGCGATGCGCTGCAACAGTGCGCTCTCGGCGGGGCCGTGCGCCCCCACCGCCACCGTCGACACCGTTACCTTGCCCGCCACCAGGCCGTTCAGGATCGATTGCGCCGGCGCCGCCGGGTCGCCATCGCTGATGATGATCATATGCTTGACGGCCACATCCCCTAACCGCGCCATCGCCGCCCGCGCCATCTCCATGCTCGGCCCAAACTGCGGCATGTCGCTGGGCTGCATCTTGCTGATCTGGGCCAACATCTTCTCGCGGTCGGACCGCACTTGCCGCATGCCCGGTTCCCACAACCACTTGTCGGTGCCAATCCAGTGCAGCACGCCGCAGTAGTCTTGCGAACCAAGCGCCTTGAGCGCCTCTTCGGCGATCACCTTTTGCCAGTGGTTGCCGTTGGCGATCTCCGAGGCGTGCATAATCATCGCCAGCGCGCCGCGGAGATTGGCCTTGGCCGCCTTGATTTCAAAGTCGACCGGCATCGCTTTTTCGATCTCGGTGTTCGCCCAGCCGCCGGCGCCAAAACTGTTCGGCCCACCCAGCATCACCAGCCCGCACCCCATCTGCTGTGTGTTGCGCACCAGCATGTTGATCTGAGCTTCAGAAAAATCCTCGCGTGGCACATTGGCCAGAATCACCGTGTCGTACGGTTGCAACTCCGCCAGGCTGGCAAACAACTGGTCGCTGGCGTCGACCCTCACCTCCAGGTTCGCCGCGCGCAGCCGATCGACCAGCAATTGATGTTCGCCGCGGTGCTCGCTGTCTTCGATGAGCAGCACCTGACCGCTGCCGCGCACATGCGCAAAGGTGGTCGCGCGATTGTTCTGCCGCAGCGCGTCGTCTCCCGCTTGGTTCGGGATGAACTGCGCCTCGTAGGTGTAAAAGTCCGGCTGATCGATCTGCCGACGGATGGTGTATACGTGCCGACCCGGCGCGACCGTCAACTCCTGCTCGCTGATCGCCTGCGGTGCGTCGCTGGTTCGCTCGTAAACCACCAGCCGCCCCGTCACCGTGCCAGGGTTGCCATCGCTGGCGACGGCGCTGTTGTAGAGCACGATCCGCAGGTCGAACGGTTCCCCCTTGCGAATGTTGGTCGGCACGGCCACCTTCTCGACGCTCACGTCGGCCCGCGCGCTGATTGTCACCGGCCGCACGTCGATGCCGATGCCCGCGTCGATCAGGCCCCGCGCCTGTTCGAGCGCGTCGCCCATGTTCTGGTTGCCGTCGCTGACGATCACAATCCGCTTGGCCGCGTCTTCCGGAAACGACGCCTCGGCCAGGCGCATGGCCGCCGCCAGATTGGTGTACTCAGGATCGATCGGGCTCTCGATCTGCTTCGACACCTGAATGTCGTCGTCGTAGGGGGGCGCCTCAATCGCTGGATCGCGACCGAACACGATCACCCCCGCCCGATCCTGACCGTCGCGCTGCTGGGCGATCGACTCGTTCACGTATTCGATCATCGCCTGCCGCTGCTCGGCCGGGACGCTCAACGTCTGGTCGAGCAGATAGATGACCGTCAAGCGGTCGCTGGTGCGCACCAGTTGCACTTCGGCCAGCGCCAACACCAGCAAGGCCAACACCAGCGTGCGCAGCGCGATGGCCAGCAATCGGCGAATCGTCCCCAGCCCCGCCAGGCTGCGGAAGCTAAACCACCAAATGGCCGGCGCCAGCGCCAGCAGCAGTAGATACCAGGGGGCGTCGAAATCGATGTCGTAGCCAAACATGCGATCGCTGCCCGTCAAAAAAAGCGCATGGTCTGCACGCGGTGATTCATCGTGTCGAGCACGTGCACCCGATCCTGGCTATCGCACACCACCGACCACGGATTGTGCAGTTCTCCGGCGCCACGCCCGTTGCGGCCCCAGCAGCCGAGCGATTTGCCGCTGCGATCAAGTCGCTGCACTCGATGATTGCCAAACTCGCAGACCAGCAATTTCCCCTCGCGATCGAACGTCACATGATAGGGGTAATACAGTTCCCCTAAGGCGGCGCCTTGCTTGCCGATGACCTGCAGCAGTTTACCCGACGTGTCGAACACTTGAATCCGATGATTGCAGGCGTCGGCCACATAAATGTGGTCGTCGCCATCGATGGCCAGACTCTGTGGACGCACGAATTGCCCTGGTTGGCTGCCGTGACCTCCCCATTCCAAGAGAAACGCGCCGTCGGGCGACAACTTTTGAATGCGATCGAACTCGCCATACTCCGAGATGTACAGGTTGCCATGCGAGTCCTCGGCGGCGTCAGTCACCAACCCAAACTCCCCTGGCCGGTTCCCTTCCTTGCCGCCGATCGTCTGTAAGAGCTTGCCTTCGGGACTGTAGACCAGCACACGATAATAGTGCGTGTCGGCCACCATCACCCTTCCTTGCCGATCGATCGAGATGCCGGTCGGTCGGCCGGTCACATGCTCGGGCGTTTGCCAACCGTGCAAGAACTTGCCATCGCGGTCAAAGACCTGAATCCGCGCGGTCATATCGACCACATAGACGCGATCCTGTTTGTCGACCGCCATGGCGCGCGGCTTTTGAAAGCGTCCATCGCTGATGCCGCGGCGTCCCCAGATTTGTTCCAGTTCCCCTTGCATGTCGGCGTCGCTGCCGCACCCAAGCGCGGTCAGTAGCGCAGCGATCGCCAGACAATGCAGCAAGTGTTTGCCAGGCAGTTGAACCATGCGCGCTAGTTCGCGATTTCCGTTTGGGCGCCAAGTCTTCATCCTCTCGCAATCTACCGTCGCCGCAAGCAGATTGCGCCGATCAGCGCGACAATCCAATTCGTGGCGTGCTGACTTGACCACCCTGCGCCGACGCCTGTAGATTAGTTGAGCTAAGTCCGGTCAGCGACTTGATTTGAACGGCGCCACCCTACGGCGTCGGTTTGTGGCGATGCCACCGCTTCGGCGTGCGGACATTCGCTGGTGCGGTGTCATCTTCTCCCGATGGCGTCGGATCAAGTTCACGCCAGCGCCACCTGGTCGACCGTTCCTACGCCCAACAAGACCGGACCCATACGACTGCCTATGCCCCCCGTGATGATCGACATTCGTAGCGCAGAGGATTCGCGCGACGTCGTGCATCGCGCCGTGCAGGCCCTGGCAGAAGGCAAGCTGGTCGCCTTTCCCACCGAAACGGTCTACACCGTCGCCGCCAGTGTGCTGAACACCGATGCCATGGCGCGGCTCGCCGCATTGCAGCAACCCAGCGCCTTGATCGAATTAGCCGTCAAAAGCGCGGATGAATTGATCGATTACGTGCCGTCGGTCAGCCCGCTTGCGCAACGCTTGGCCCGCCGTTGCTGGCCAGGGCCGGTCACGCTGAAGATCGACGACAGTTCGCCCGAAAGCCTGCTCGCCCAATTGCCACCGTCGGTGCAACATGCGTTGGCGCCCGAG from Pirellulales bacterium includes the following:
- a CDS encoding metallophosphoesterase; the protein is MTYFLLLLALIGHTALWACVVNQIHATRLAKLGVTIVNILGLGSLCAAPLVYMLWFWRDGLDWLSATPAGPAVWYFLCCCVLGVPGLAVWANRNLRRGPLRPLKRQSAQRLDMVRRLGYRPDGNSWLRPLTRLPGNECFQLEITEKELELSRLPARLDGLTIAHLSDLHFTGIIDRRYFVEVAELTSALEPDLILITGDLVDRPECIDWSSDVFGRLRAKYGSFFVFGNHDVRLKSHLPRLRQAIVDAGTRYLGARHQELCIEGETILLAGNELPWIRPAADMTRIDDATALRVLLAHTPDQLPWARRHGFDLMLAGHNHGGQIRLPLVGPLFSPSRYGVKYACGLFHEPPTLMHVSRGVSALDPLRYNCPPELTRIVLRSPVANDEPARIARPLAQAVAARS
- a CDS encoding class I SAM-dependent methyltransferase — its product is MTETRQVDETQSPAESRRSGKLVNRMIEKDVIREVSYDAYKKKVRGVYDGPKGALLSTASRLSLHLAFGERLLKSRKFDLRGAKSILDVGSGAGQIIQHLLKFADPGARITGFDLSHEMLKRARRRLESDRPLFVTADLTQLPFPDETFDCVTCGYVLEHLPDPRPGLAELSRVLVAGGRMLLIATEDNFGGAWTSYFWLCRTYNRAELKATCAELGLEWRRELWFSRFHEWMKAGGICVEIVKRS
- a CDS encoding BatA and WFA domain-containing protein; this encodes MPGWLPSWTNMLSPWGWAAVLAVPPAILALYFLRLKRSPLEVPSTYLWRKSIEDLHVNSLWQRLRQSILLLLQLLLVGLVILALLRPNWQGTQLSGGRYIFLVDNSASMAATDVQPTRLAEAKRQVMALIEKMASGDKAMIISFADRARVEQAYTDNRKQLRERLTAIEQTARPTSLVEALNVASGLANPGRSATDITDTQVAEALPAQVFIFSDGRFADVEKFSLGNLAPVYVPVGAATAENLAIAAFSTKEVEGESGRVQAFASIESHASQPRETPLELYLDGELIDASRVTVAAGESAGVAFDLDSPLSGVLELRAATGDDLKLDDAAWAALNPPRRARVLVVEAGPNPPLAYALATESARKLADVTTQPAAYLKDPEYQQRASAGECDLVIYDRTAPAVMPQANTLFIGSLPPVDWKAEAKADVPQIVDIDRAHPLMQFLELGDVIISEGTPLTPPGGASVLIHGSRGPLFAIAPRQAFEDAVLGFEPYSADEVDTNWPVRLSFPVFVLNVLEYLGGQAQGQLRVASTAPGSAVTLRLDGAPSEITIHTPRQGKLRVSRTPSGVFRFADTDALGAYTASAGDRALERFTVNLFSAAESDIRPRAQLKIGHVEVQGSQQAAQTTRREAWKWLVLAGLVVLLVEWYIYNRRVYL
- a CDS encoding DUF58 domain-containing protein yields the protein MATTNEPLLSPEFLARLERLELVSRKIFRGRLKGERRSPRKGQSVEFADFRQYVAGDDLRFIDWNTYARLDRLFLKLFMEEEDLHLYLLIDNSLSMGFGTPTKLEFAKRLAASLGFVGLVRSDRVKIETLGQGARAGTAALRGRRSLWRLFEQLEAIQPEGGTQLAQGVKNFCLRNSGKGIVVLVSDLLDKHGYEEALRYLVAQRMDCYVIQVLAAEELSPDIKGDLQLVDAEDGDHADITVSAPLMKRYQQTLDAFVGSVRDFCNRRGMVYLLASNETPFEQLVTGYLRQRGLVR
- a CDS encoding MoxR family ATPase, which codes for MSLAEGIEQRAEQFAQRYAAVREQIGRVIVGHDEIVHGVLTCLFVGGHCLLEGVPGLGKTLLVRTLAKALDLQFSRIQFTPDLMPADILGTNMVMETPEGRRVFEFQQGPIFTQICLADEINRATPKTQSAMLETMQEGSVTVGGKHYQLQQPFLVMATQNPLEQEGTYPLPEAQLDRFFFKLLVGYSTRDELMQVLDRTTRGEVIEPARVMDGPEILKWQALVREVLVASHVQDYIVRLVLATHPGGQYAPAITNQYIRWGASPRAAQAVALAAKVRALLEGRYNVSFEDARRVYLPALRHRVLLNFEAQAEGVESDKVLLDLLEQVPEKGEADKAA
- a CDS encoding VWA domain-containing protein, coding for MFGYDIDFDAPWYLLLLALAPAIWWFSFRSLAGLGTIRRLLAIALRTLVLALLVLALAEVQLVRTSDRLTVIYLLDQTLSVPAEQRQAMIEYVNESIAQQRDGQDRAGVIVFGRDPAIEAPPYDDDIQVSKQIESPIDPEYTNLAAAMRLAEASFPEDAAKRIVIVSDGNQNMGDALEQARGLIDAGIGIDVRPVTISARADVSVEKVAVPTNIRKGEPFDLRIVLYNSAVASDGNPGTVTGRLVVYERTSDAPQAISEQELTVAPGRHVYTIRRQIDQPDFYTYEAQFIPNQAGDDALRQNNRATTFAHVRGSGQVLLIEDSEHRGEHQLLVDRLRAANLEVRVDASDQLFASLAELQPYDTVILANVPREDFSEAQINMLVRNTQQMGCGLVMLGGPNSFGAGGWANTEIEKAMPVDFEIKAAKANLRGALAMIMHASEIANGNHWQKVIAEEALKALGSQDYCGVLHWIGTDKWLWEPGMRQVRSDREKMLAQISKMQPSDMPQFGPSMEMARAAMARLGDVAVKHMIIISDGDPAAPAQSILNGLVAGKVTVSTVAVGAHGPAESALLQRIATATGGKYYQAFNANALPRIFQREARRVARPLIFEHAAGFAPIVNLSNEIVSGLPERLPPITGFVMTTAKEHPLVEIEIVSPRPTDGKNNTILATWTYGLGRSVAFTTDAGARWAKGWAGWEDYERFFSQMIRWSMRPSGDTGNFTVATEVKDGQGRVVVTALDKDDQFLNFLSLGGSVIGPDMEAHEVTVKQVAPGRYVGTFDASAAGSYFLMLNPGAGRAPLRSGLNVPYSAEFQTLETNEALLESLAALAPRGGRPGIVIAEDARDGAKTPEKANLFRHDLPNARSSQDAWHFMLLLGSCLFFLDVLVRRVTFSFTWVRPALAKVRDRVLRREAAAPAPEYMERLATRKAEISQQLEERRATARFEPEAESTAPTTGAVAEELGAKPPSAAKPTPPAQSLGPQQKEEDDYTSRLLKAKKRVWDERNKDS